The genomic region CGATCCAGCGCCAGGCGGCGAGCATCGCCGCGCTGCCCGCGGCGCCGGCCCAGGCCGCGTCGGGCAGCCCGAGCCCGGCGTACGGCGTCAGCACGGCCGCCGCGCCGCCGAGCCCGCCGGCCAGCACGCTCCACCGGCGGGCGGACCGGCGCAGCCAGGAAAGCCGCCGGAAGTACCGCGTGCGCTCGTCTGCCACCCCTGACCTCCTCGGACCGGCCGCTCAGCCGGCGGCGGTGGTGTCCCCGGTGCCCCGCTCCCGGGCCATGCTGGCCCGGATCTCGTCGAGCCGGGCCGCGGCGGCCGGATCCGTGGCCGGCCCGGCCGGCGCGGCCTGCTCCGCGCCCGTCCGCTGCTCCACGCCCGCCCGCTGCTGGGCCCCGAGCTGCTCACCGGCCATGCTGGCCCGGATCTGCTCCAGCCGGGCCGAGCCGGCCGAGTCGAGCGTCGCCTTCTGGATCTCCAGCATGCGCCCCTCGGTCGAGTTGCTGGCCAGCTCGGCGCGCCCCATCGCGTTCGCGTAGCGCCGCTCGATCCGGTCCCGCACCTCGTCCAGCGAGGGGGTGGTGCCGGGGGCGGTCAGCGCCGACATCGACTCCAGCGAGCGGGCCACGCTCTCCTGCATCTTGGCCTGCTCCAGCTGGCTGAGCAGCTTGGTGCGCTCGGCCAGCCGCTGCTGGAGGATCATCGAGTTGTTCTCCACCGCCCGGCGGGCCTGCGCCGCGGCGCCGAGCGACTGGTCGTGCAGGGTCTTCAGGTCCTCGGTGGCCTGCTCGGCGGAGACCAGCTGGGTGGCCAGGGTCTGCGCCGACTGCTCGTAACGCCCGGCCTCGGCCTCGTCGCCCCGGGCCCGGGCCTGGTCGGCCAGGACGAGCGCCTGCCGGGCGTTGGCCTGGAGGCGCTCGACCTCGGACATCTGCCGGGAGAGCTTCATCTCCAGCTGCCGCTGGTTGCCGATCACCGCGGCGGCCTGCTGGACGAGCGCCTGGTGCTGGCGCTGCGACTCCTCGATGGCCTGCTGGATCTGGACCTTGGGATCGGCGTGCTCGTCGATCCGGGCGCCGAACAGCGCCATCAGGTACTTCCACCCCTTGACGAACGGGTTCGCCATCTCCGCGGTATCCCCTCAGTCGCGCCGCTCCGCCTCGACGGTCACCGGGCGGGACGACCGGCCGCCGACACGGCCCCTCCATCGTCCCAGCCGGACGCCAGACCGGCACTCGTACCGGACGAGCGGGGGCCGACACCGTCTGCGATCAACCCTACGCGGGCGGGGCGAGCCGGGCCATGGACCAAGCCCGGGAAGGGGTCAGGCGGCGCAGACCACGTCGCGGTCGCGCTCCGCGGGGCGGACCCGGGTGCTGCGCAGGGTCGCCTTGAGCGGCGAGTCCTGGCGGACCGAGACGGCGACCGTGCCGTCCGAGGTGACCTGACGCACGCCCCGGCCGGTGGCCTTGGCCGCGGGGGCGGCCGGCACCGTGGCCGGCTCGGCCGGCTCGTCCTGGACCGGGACCAGCACGTTCGGCATCTGCTCGGCGAGCGCGACGGTGTCGCTGACCTCGCGGAGCAGCTCCGACAGGCGGGCGCCGAGCGCGTCGCAGATCGCCGCCAGCAACTCGCTGGACGGCTCCTTCTGGCCGCGCTCGATCTCGGAGAGGTAGCCGAGGCTGACGTTCGCGGCGGAGGAGACCTCGCGCAGGGTGCGGTGCTGCCCCTGCCGGCGCGTCCGCAGTGCGTCGCCGATCACGCGGCGTAGCAGGACCATCGCACCTCCCCCTGAGGGCCGAACTCCCTCCGACGGTCATCCGGCCGGACGCGGCGGACCGCGCCGGCCCCGAGCGCCGGAGCCTTCCCGCAACCGTACCCGTTGCCGGCCCCGACGACATCCCGCCCCGCCCGTCGGATCCGCCCGATCGCCGCGCCGCCGCGCCGTCGTCGCCACCGAACCGGCCCGGCGCCGCGCCGGCCGGGGTCACCGACCGGCCCGAATCGATGATCAACACCAGGTCACCGACCTGGCGGCAACCACCGCACCGGGACACCCGCATGTCGGCGAAGCGGAGTGGATCAGCGATGTCCGGGCTCAGGGCCGCCCGACAGCGGCGCCGGCGGCCCCGGTGGTGGCATCGGCGGCGGCCCGATCCGCGTCGGCCGCGTCCGCCTCGTGGATCCGCTCGGCCAGCAGCCGCAGCGCCTCGATCACCGCGGCGGCGCGGACGTGGTCCCGCCCGCCGTCGAGGCCGAGCTCCCGCACGGTGGTCCCACCCGGCCCGGCCGCCGCCACGTAGACCAGCCCGACCGGCTTGCCGTCCTGCGGCTCCGGGCCGGCGACCCCGGTGGTGGCCAGGCCCCAGTCGGCCCCGCACCGCCGCCGGCCGCCCTCGGCCAGCGCCACCGCGACGTCCGGGTCGACCGGGCCGCGTTCGGCCAGCAACGTCGCCGGCACGCCGGCCAGTTCGGCCTTCAGCTCGGTGGCGTAGACCACCAGGCCGCCGCGGTAGACGCCGCTCACCCCGGCGATCTCCACGATCCCGGCGGAGAGCAGCCCGCCGGTGAGCGACTCGACGGTGGCCAGCGTCTCGTGCCGCTGCGCCAGGCTGTGCACGACTCCCGCCGCCGGGCTGCCGACCGGCCGCTCTCCGCTCGCGTCGCTCTCGCGCTCCATGCCCCCATCCTTCCCCCGCCGACCCCCGTGCCCCCACCCCGCCCCGCTCCGTCGATCAAGCAGTTGTGGTGGGTTTCAGAAGGTGCATATCACCAACAACCGGGCACCACAACTGCATGATCGACAGCGCGGGCTTGGGAGGGGTGGGTCAGGGGGTGGGGCGGCGGAGGCGGAGGGCCTGGGCCACGTAATCGAAGCCGGTGACCACCGTCACCACCACCGCGGCGCCCATGATCCACGGGCCGACCGGCGCGAGGGCGTCCGGCATCGGCCAGAGATACCAGGCGATGGCGAGGATCTGCAGCGCGGTCTTGATCTTGCCGCCGCGGCTGGCCGCGATCACGCCGTGCCGGATCACCCAGAACCGCAGGCCGGTGATGCCCAGCTCGCGGACGAGGATGAGCGCGGTCACCCACCAGGGCAGGCGGTCGTACCACGAAAGCAGCACCAGGGCGGCGCCGGTGAGCGCCTTGTCGGCGATCGGGTCGGCGACCTTGCCGAGGGACGTGACCAGCCCGAACCGGCGCGCGATCCAGCCGTCGACCAGGTCGGTCACCGAGGCGAAGGCGAAGATCAGGCAGGCCGCCATGCGCCAGCCGGCGTGCGTCATCGCCGAGGCGACCACGGTGGCCCCGAAGACCGGCACCAGCACCAGCCGCAGCGCGGTCAGTCCGTTGGCCGCGTTGAGCAACGGCACCCGGGCGACCACCCGCGCCGACGTCGACTCGGTGGCCCCGGTCACCGCCGCACCCCGCTCGGCCCGCCGTGGCGTTCCCGGTACCCCACCACGTGGCCTCCCCGCTCCGTCCGGGCCCGCCGTCACCGTGCCGCGCCGGGCGCCGCCGAGATCATCTCATCCGGCACGGCGAGCAGATCCACCCCTTCGGTGCCGGTCACCGTGGCGCGTACCAAGTCACCGGGGCGCAGCGCGGCCAGATCCACCCCGCCGCCCTCCGGGGCGACCAGCGTGGTCGAGCCGTCCACCTCGGGGGCCTGGTGCGCCGCCCGACCCTCGACGACGCCGTTGTCGACCGAGTCGACCAGCACCTCGACGGTCGACCCGAGCCGCTCCTCGGCTCGCTGCGAGCAGAGCTCGTCGGCGAGCGCGCTGAGCCGGTCGTAGCGGCGCTTGATCGTCGCGGCGGACACTTTCCCCGGCAGGCCGGCGGCCTCGGTGCCGTCCTCGTCGCTGTAGTCGAA from Micromonospora sp. WMMD812 harbors:
- a CDS encoding CinA family protein, with protein sequence MERESDASGERPVGSPAAGVVHSLAQRHETLATVESLTGGLLSAGIVEIAGVSGVYRGGLVVYATELKAELAGVPATLLAERGPVDPDVAVALAEGGRRRCGADWGLATTGVAGPEPQDGKPVGLVYVAAAGPGGTTVRELGLDGGRDHVRAAAVIEALRLLAERIHEADAADADRAAADATTGAAGAAVGRP
- a CDS encoding helix-turn-helix transcriptional regulator, with the protein product MVLLRRVIGDALRTRRQGQHRTLREVSSAANVSLGYLSEIERGQKEPSSELLAAICDALGARLSELLREVSDTVALAEQMPNVLVPVQDEPAEPATVPAAPAAKATGRGVRQVTSDGTVAVSVRQDSPLKATLRSTRVRPAERDRDVVCAA
- a CDS encoding PspA/IM30 family protein, which encodes MANPFVKGWKYLMALFGARIDEHADPKVQIQQAIEESQRQHQALVQQAAAVIGNQRQLEMKLSRQMSEVERLQANARQALVLADQARARGDEAEAGRYEQSAQTLATQLVSAEQATEDLKTLHDQSLGAAAQARRAVENNSMILQQRLAERTKLLSQLEQAKMQESVARSLESMSALTAPGTTPSLDEVRDRIERRYANAMGRAELASNSTEGRMLEIQKATLDSAGSARLEQIRASMAGEQLGAQQRAGVEQRTGAEQAAPAGPATDPAAAARLDEIRASMARERGTGDTTAAG
- the pgsA gene encoding CDP-diacylglycerol--glycerol-3-phosphate 3-phosphatidyltransferase is translated as MTGATESTSARVVARVPLLNAANGLTALRLVLVPVFGATVVASAMTHAGWRMAACLIFAFASVTDLVDGWIARRFGLVTSLGKVADPIADKALTGAALVLLSWYDRLPWWVTALILVRELGITGLRFWVIRHGVIAASRGGKIKTALQILAIAWYLWPMPDALAPVGPWIMGAAVVVTVVTGFDYVAQALRLRRPTP